One part of the Mailhella massiliensis genome encodes these proteins:
- a CDS encoding YhdT family protein, with protein MRKAFRQADREALITLGLYVFFFVWWTAFAFGLGSGDVEDYGYVFGLPEWFFYSCVLGYPVMTLILWGVVRRFFADIPLDEPEDGRDGEKS; from the coding sequence ATGCGAAAGGCTTTCAGACAGGCCGACCGTGAGGCTCTCATCACGCTGGGTCTTTATGTGTTCTTTTTCGTATGGTGGACGGCGTTCGCCTTCGGCCTCGGCTCCGGCGACGTGGAGGACTACGGGTATGTGTTCGGACTGCCGGAGTGGTTTTTCTACAGCTGCGTGCTGGGGTACCCCGTCATGACCCTCATTCTGTGGGGGGTGGTGCGGCGCTTTTTTGCCGACATTCCTCTGGATGAGCCTGAGGACGGCCGAGACGGGGAGAAATCATGA
- the panC gene encoding pantoate--beta-alanine ligase: MNIVSSVDEVRARVKAWRREGLSVGLVPTMGYLHEGHKSLIVRAVAENDRVVVSDFVNPTQFGPGEDLASYPRDIEADARLCEEAGAHLIFHPRPEDMYAPDFCTWVDMRSLSETLCGRTRPIHFRGVCTVVSKLFHIVSPDRAYFGQKDAQQLAVIRRMVRDLNFDVEIVGCPIVREADGLAKSSRNTYLSAEERKAALVLSRAVFLGREMMEKGERDASAVVSAMKACIEKESLARIDYVDMVDAFSMQPVTRAEGPVLCAMAVYIGKTRLIDNFSFEG, from the coding sequence ATGAACATTGTTTCTTCCGTGGATGAGGTGCGTGCCCGGGTAAAGGCCTGGCGGCGCGAGGGGCTGAGCGTGGGGCTCGTGCCGACCATGGGATACCTGCATGAAGGGCATAAGAGCCTCATCGTGCGCGCCGTTGCGGAAAACGACCGCGTGGTGGTCAGCGATTTCGTGAATCCCACCCAGTTCGGCCCCGGAGAGGATCTGGCAAGCTACCCGCGCGACATCGAGGCCGACGCGCGTCTTTGTGAAGAGGCCGGAGCACATCTGATTTTTCATCCCCGGCCCGAAGACATGTACGCGCCGGATTTCTGCACCTGGGTGGACATGCGTTCGCTCAGCGAAACGCTCTGCGGCAGAACGCGTCCCATTCACTTCCGCGGGGTGTGTACGGTGGTGAGCAAGCTTTTCCACATCGTTTCCCCCGACAGAGCCTATTTCGGACAGAAGGACGCGCAGCAGCTCGCCGTCATCCGCCGCATGGTGCGCGATCTCAATTTCGATGTGGAAATCGTAGGCTGCCCCATCGTGCGCGAGGCGGACGGTCTGGCAAAAAGCTCCCGCAATACCTACCTGAGCGCGGAGGAGCGCAAGGCGGCCCTGGTGCTGAGCCGTGCGGTGTTCCTCGGCCGGGAGATGATGGAAAAAGGCGAGAGGGATGCCTCGGCCGTAGTTTCGGCCATGAAGGCCTGCATAGAAAAGGAATCTCTGGCCCGCATCGACTATGTGGATATGGTGGACGCCTTTTCCATGCAGCCCGTGACGCGTGCGGAAGGCCCGGTGCTCTGCGCCATGGCCGTGTATATCGGCAAAACGCGCCTTATCGACAACTTTTCCTTTGAAGGGTAG
- the panF gene encoding sodium/pantothenate symporter: protein MNIALIPLIGYLALTLLLALWAQRQSKKGAGRGFIEEYFIGGRTMGGFVLAMTIIASYTSASSFVGGPGVAYKLGLGWVLLAMIQVPTTFLTLGVLGKRFAILGRRVRAVTITDFLYARYRSDAVVVLCSAAILLFFAASMVAQFIGGARVFQAVTGYPYEAGLILFGVTVVLYTAVGGFRAVAVTDALQGVVMLIASVVILLAVVRAGGGMEQCIQTLKGMDPGLISPSGAGGAIPAPMLFSFWILVGLGILGLPQTTQRCFGYKNSKSMHDAMVMGTLIIGFLLLFMHLAGVLGRAVMPGLTSGDLIIPSLILEFLPPFWAGVFVAGPLAAIMSTVDTMLLLVSASIIKDLYVRYRLKNDVSGISAKKIGRMSFCCTLAAGVLVFCASFNPPDLLVWINLFAFGGLEAVFLWPVVLGMYWRRANATGAVWSMAAGVAAFMLLSVFKVPMGGVHPIVPTCVISLFAFWLGSLRGAPVPPEVTKLFWGEED, encoded by the coding sequence ATGAACATCGCGCTCATACCCCTCATAGGCTACCTTGCGCTCACGCTTCTGCTCGCGCTCTGGGCGCAGCGCCAGTCGAAAAAGGGCGCGGGCCGGGGCTTCATCGAGGAATATTTCATCGGCGGCCGCACCATGGGCGGCTTTGTGCTCGCCATGACCATCATTGCCAGCTACACGAGCGCGAGCAGCTTCGTGGGCGGCCCGGGCGTGGCCTACAAGCTGGGCCTCGGCTGGGTGCTTCTGGCCATGATACAGGTGCCCACCACCTTTCTCACCCTCGGGGTGCTCGGCAAACGCTTCGCCATTCTCGGCAGGCGCGTCCGCGCCGTCACCATCACGGATTTTCTTTACGCAAGGTACAGAAGCGATGCGGTGGTCGTGCTCTGCTCCGCGGCCATCCTGCTTTTCTTCGCCGCTTCCATGGTGGCCCAGTTCATCGGCGGGGCGCGCGTGTTTCAGGCCGTGACGGGATATCCCTATGAAGCGGGGCTCATCCTTTTCGGCGTGACCGTGGTGCTCTATACGGCGGTGGGCGGCTTCCGCGCCGTGGCCGTCACCGATGCGTTGCAGGGCGTGGTCATGCTCATCGCATCCGTGGTCATACTTCTTGCCGTGGTACGGGCGGGGGGCGGCATGGAACAGTGCATCCAGACGCTGAAAGGCATGGACCCGGGCCTCATTTCCCCTTCCGGCGCGGGAGGCGCCATTCCCGCGCCCATGCTCTTTTCCTTCTGGATACTGGTGGGACTCGGCATTCTCGGCCTGCCCCAGACCACGCAGCGCTGCTTCGGCTACAAGAATTCCAAGTCCATGCACGACGCCATGGTCATGGGTACGCTCATCATCGGCTTCCTGCTTCTTTTCATGCATCTTGCGGGCGTGCTGGGCCGCGCCGTCATGCCCGGCCTCACCTCCGGCGACCTCATCATCCCCTCGCTTATTCTGGAATTTCTGCCGCCGTTCTGGGCGGGCGTGTTCGTGGCAGGTCCCCTTGCCGCCATCATGTCCACGGTGGATACCATGCTGCTTCTGGTTTCCGCCTCCATCATCAAGGACCTGTACGTCCGTTACCGCCTGAAGAACGACGTTTCCGGCATTTCGGCAAAAAAGATAGGCCGCATGAGCTTCTGCTGCACCCTTGCCGCGGGGGTGCTGGTGTTCTGCGCCTCGTTCAATCCCCCGGATCTTCTGGTGTGGATCAATCTTTTCGCCTTCGGCGGGCTGGAAGCCGTATTCCTCTGGCCCGTGGTGCTCGGCATGTACTGGAGACGGGCCAACGCCACGGGAGCCGTATGGTCCATGGCGGCGGGCGTGGCGGCCTTCATGCTGCTTTCCGTGTTCAAGGTTCCCATGGGCGGCGTGCATCCCATCGTACCGACCTGTGTGATATCGCTTTTCGCCTTCTGGCTGGGCAGCCTCCGCGGTGCTCCCGTGCCGCCGGAGGTGACGAAGCTTTTCTGGGGCGAAGAGGACTAG
- a CDS encoding sigma-54 interaction domain-containing protein, with amino-acid sequence MKNSSSFRPEPVALSLQVMYRMGGLRNALVYLLDITRPMMPVTRINTIFAYSDASTVISVADTSTVSVSNKYSGGGRSRPLILSARTGETLIIGDLSAYQHDPEVLSEPSWRDMPYLHYRSLLRLPLFSSRGNTFLINFWSEEKDGFDDEDAVFLQKLLEPLAEELRGNFSDIALQGTGPSPQTLSGMEKLALCPGMMQVRQLVESVARCDSMVLILGETGVGKESVAESIHQLSARRERPVIKVNCGAIPRDLIDSELFGHEKGAFTGASASRPGYFEMADGGTLFLDEIGEMSPESQVRLLRVLDCGAVRRVGGVREFHVDVRIIAATHEDLPEKVRDGRFRLDLWYRLSVFPLRIPPLRERLGDIPVLVRHFVRTKAHKLGLAALPDIPEEELLKLLHHRWPGNVRELEHVVERALITRHVGPDDGRLRFDVTPVPGRDVSLAGEDGVLALHLRRPEEWPTLREVEDRYIREVVRHCGGKLTGTGSATSILDIHYSTLRARMRSE; translated from the coding sequence ATGAAGAACAGTTCTTCTTTCAGGCCGGAACCTGTGGCGCTGTCTCTTCAGGTCATGTACCGGATGGGCGGGCTGCGCAACGCGCTGGTGTATCTTCTCGACATCACGAGACCCATGATGCCCGTGACCCGGATAAATACGATTTTCGCCTACAGCGACGCATCCACGGTGATAAGCGTGGCCGATACCAGCACCGTGAGCGTATCGAACAAATACAGCGGGGGCGGTCGTTCCCGGCCGCTGATTCTGAGCGCAAGAACGGGGGAGACGCTCATCATCGGCGATCTTTCGGCCTATCAGCACGACCCCGAGGTACTCAGCGAACCTTCCTGGCGGGACATGCCCTATCTGCATTACCGTTCGCTTCTGCGGCTGCCGCTTTTTTCCAGCCGGGGCAATACGTTCCTCATCAATTTCTGGTCGGAGGAAAAGGACGGCTTCGACGATGAGGACGCCGTCTTTCTGCAGAAGCTGCTCGAACCTCTTGCCGAAGAGCTGCGCGGCAATTTTTCGGATATTGCGCTTCAGGGAACAGGGCCGTCCCCGCAGACGCTGTCCGGCATGGAGAAGCTGGCCCTCTGTCCGGGCATGATGCAGGTTCGGCAGCTTGTGGAAAGCGTGGCGAGGTGCGACAGCATGGTGCTCATTCTCGGGGAAACGGGGGTGGGCAAGGAATCCGTGGCCGAATCCATCCATCAGCTTTCCGCCCGTAGGGAGCGGCCCGTCATCAAGGTGAACTGCGGGGCCATTCCCCGCGATCTCATCGACAGCGAGCTTTTCGGGCACGAGAAGGGGGCGTTTACCGGCGCTTCGGCCTCGCGTCCGGGATACTTTGAGATGGCGGACGGCGGAACGCTGTTTCTGGATGAGATAGGAGAGATGTCCCCGGAGTCGCAGGTCAGGCTGCTCCGCGTGCTGGACTGCGGCGCGGTGCGCCGCGTGGGCGGGGTACGGGAGTTTCACGTCGACGTGCGCATCATTGCGGCCACCCATGAGGATCTGCCGGAAAAGGTCAGGGACGGGCGTTTCCGTCTCGACCTGTGGTATCGTCTTTCCGTCTTTCCTCTGCGCATCCCTCCTCTTCGGGAAAGGCTCGGCGATATTCCCGTACTGGTGCGTCATTTCGTGCGTACGAAGGCGCACAAGCTCGGTCTTGCCGCGCTGCCGGATATTCCCGAGGAGGAGCTGTTGAAGCTGCTCCATCACCGCTGGCCCGGCAATGTGCGCGAGCTTGAGCATGTGGTGGAGCGCGCCCTCATTACGCGGCACGTCGGCCCGGACGACGGCAGGCTGCGCTTCGACGTGACGCCCGTGCCGGGACGGGATGTTTCTTTGGCAGGAGAAGACGGCGTGCTGGCGCTTCATCTGCGCAGGCCGGAAGAGTGGCCGACCCTGAGGGAGGTGGAGGACCGCTATATCCGCGAGGTGGTGCGGCACTGCGGGGGCAAACTGACGGGAACAGGTTCCGCCACCAGCATTCTGGACATTCACTACTCCACGCTGCGCGCCCGTATGCGCTCCGAATAG
- a CDS encoding 4Fe-4S dicluster domain-containing protein, producing MPPVIDRNKCVGCGTCADICNSNIFVFDRAVDRVPQVRFPEECWHCDSCVIDCPKGAITLRIPLSYTLLHVNADTISHTEVK from the coding sequence ATGCCTCCCGTCATCGACAGAAACAAATGCGTGGGCTGCGGCACCTGCGCCGATATCTGCAACTCCAATATTTTCGTCTTCGACCGCGCCGTGGACAGGGTTCCCCAGGTCAGATTTCCCGAAGAATGCTGGCACTGCGATTCCTGCGTGATCGACTGCCCGAAGGGGGCCATCACGCTCCGCATACCGCTTTCCTACACGCTCCTGCACGTCAATGCCGACACCATCAGCCACACGGAGGTGAAATAA
- a CDS encoding SLC13 family permease, translating into MKANTASIRPHLSGILSGPLLCFILLACPAPASLGEQGMKSLAAIAWIIMWWMTEAFPLSFTALFGIVLYGIMGVLPLSRGFAFLSSPTCMLLLGSMLLLGALKDSNLIERYTYKVVTSAFVAHSPTRLMVLFGMAAGLLSAIMPNIPVAILFTSIAVALGKSMRARPGHPLIRAMVVASGVGASVGGTGTPVGGVPNLLVIGIIASSLNYQVQFWEWSAFGMALCIAWLAAMVLFCHIFFLRGCSTGDSCFSVDVISERLESLGPVTIREKASLGVLIAALLLWCLGQPMANRFGIPALARLLDVSTIAVLCGVCLLFIPTGRDDTGRITFVLDWKTALASINWEILIFVSGVLAFGQVCIEGGIDKWLAGLVSPMLEGLSPSLTWLVLLAVSGILCQWANPATVISLLVPTTALIAAQKGINPIVACFTVGMVANLAIMFPFSSPPIAASILGSDDYASPKDFFRFSFPMVTVCVLLAWVIGMGFGPVVFPS; encoded by the coding sequence ATGAAAGCAAACACCGCCTCCATACGCCCGCATCTTTCCGGCATTCTGTCCGGGCCGCTCCTGTGTTTCATCCTTCTTGCCTGCCCCGCCCCCGCATCGCTCGGCGAACAGGGCATGAAAAGCCTCGCCGCCATCGCCTGGATCATCATGTGGTGGATGACCGAGGCCTTTCCCCTTTCCTTCACCGCTCTTTTCGGCATCGTACTCTACGGAATCATGGGCGTTCTGCCCCTCTCCAGAGGCTTCGCCTTCCTCAGCAGCCCCACCTGCATGTTGCTGCTCGGCTCCATGCTGCTGCTCGGCGCGCTGAAGGACAGCAACCTCATCGAACGCTACACCTACAAAGTGGTGACCTCCGCCTTCGTGGCTCACAGCCCCACAAGGCTGATGGTTCTGTTCGGCATGGCCGCCGGCCTTCTTTCCGCCATCATGCCGAACATTCCCGTGGCCATTCTCTTCACGTCCATCGCCGTCGCGCTGGGGAAAAGCATGAGGGCCCGGCCCGGACACCCGCTCATCCGCGCCATGGTGGTCGCAAGCGGCGTCGGCGCTTCCGTAGGCGGCACGGGAACTCCCGTGGGGGGCGTACCCAATCTTCTCGTCATAGGCATCATCGCCTCTTCCCTGAACTATCAGGTACAGTTCTGGGAATGGTCCGCCTTCGGCATGGCGCTCTGCATCGCGTGGCTGGCAGCCATGGTGCTCTTCTGCCACATCTTCTTCCTCAGAGGCTGTTCCACAGGCGATTCCTGCTTCAGTGTGGACGTCATCAGCGAAAGACTGGAAAGTCTCGGTCCGGTGACGATACGCGAAAAGGCCTCCCTCGGCGTGCTCATCGCCGCGCTCCTGCTCTGGTGTCTGGGGCAGCCCATGGCGAACCGCTTCGGCATACCCGCTCTGGCAAGGCTTCTCGACGTGTCCACCATCGCCGTGCTCTGCGGCGTCTGCCTGCTCTTCATTCCCACAGGGCGCGACGATACGGGCAGAATCACCTTCGTGCTGGACTGGAAAACCGCCCTTGCCTCCATCAACTGGGAAATTCTCATCTTCGTTTCCGGCGTTCTCGCCTTCGGGCAGGTATGCATCGAAGGCGGCATAGACAAGTGGCTTGCCGGGCTGGTCTCCCCCATGCTCGAAGGGCTTTCGCCTTCCCTCACCTGGCTGGTGCTGCTTGCCGTCAGCGGCATTCTCTGCCAGTGGGCCAATCCCGCCACCGTCATTTCGCTGCTGGTGCCCACCACGGCGCTCATTGCCGCCCAGAAGGGCATAAACCCCATCGTGGCCTGCTTCACCGTGGGCATGGTGGCCAACCTCGCCATCATGTTTCCCTTCTCCTCCCCGCCCATTGCGGCCAGCATTCTCGGTTCGGACGACTATGCCTCGCCGAAGGACTTTTTCCGCTTCTCCTTCCCCATGGTGACCGTATGCGTACTGCTGGCATGGGTCATCGGCATGGGATTCGGCCCCGTGGTCTTCCCTTCCTGA
- a CDS encoding FAD-binding protein, which produces MIAVSRKIEADVVIVGGGIGGAMAAIAAADGGAQRVVVLEKCHVKRSGSGATGNDHFSCYCPEVHGDDMEPVLRELMGSLIGQAKDVELMRLHLQESFGIVKMWEEWGINMRPLGRWNFQGHALPGRPRAFLKFDGRKQKAVLAEQMKKRGVTVLNHHPVVELAKENGRVCGALAIDASTPEPSFVLVKAPCVVLSTGLTHRLYVNASTPNYLFNTAHCPNDAGGQALGWRIGASMVNMEIPYTHAGIKYLQRAGKATWIGVYRYPDGRPLGPFVTKPDPEYGDVTSDIWNSAFIDVMQNGSGPAYLDCSENTPETLAYMRRAMFDEGLSALIGYMDAKGIDPAKHAVEFTRYEPILHGRGLDVDKNGQTTVPGLYAAGDMVGNAGCGLGLAAWMGWRAGHAAAASASSAPASGDLEQNPAIRAKMELLSSFMEREEGAEWQEANIALTQIMSDYANIGPYKVRSESLLNAGLAYLAQLRAETNAGMKASCSHTLMRAAEVLDLFDCAECILRSALERRETRGNHRRSDFTFTNPLLADKMLDVTKQDDGSVVTSWREMRK; this is translated from the coding sequence ATGATCGCCGTTTCCAGAAAGATTGAAGCCGATGTGGTCATCGTGGGCGGAGGTATCGGCGGAGCCATGGCGGCCATCGCCGCAGCGGACGGCGGCGCACAGCGTGTGGTCGTGCTGGAAAAATGCCATGTGAAGCGTTCCGGTTCCGGCGCGACGGGCAACGACCATTTCAGCTGCTACTGTCCCGAAGTGCACGGCGACGACATGGAACCCGTGCTCAGAGAACTCATGGGCAGCCTCATAGGCCAGGCCAAGGATGTGGAACTCATGCGCCTGCATCTTCAGGAAAGCTTCGGCATCGTGAAGATGTGGGAGGAGTGGGGCATCAACATGCGTCCTCTCGGCCGCTGGAACTTCCAGGGGCACGCCCTTCCCGGCAGGCCTCGCGCCTTTTTGAAGTTCGACGGCCGCAAGCAGAAGGCCGTGCTTGCCGAACAGATGAAAAAGCGCGGCGTCACCGTGCTGAACCATCATCCCGTGGTTGAGCTTGCCAAGGAAAACGGCCGGGTATGCGGTGCGCTCGCCATCGACGCTTCCACCCCCGAACCGTCCTTCGTGCTCGTCAAGGCGCCCTGCGTCGTTCTCTCCACAGGGCTCACCCACAGGCTGTACGTCAACGCCTCCACACCCAACTACCTGTTCAACACCGCCCACTGTCCCAACGATGCCGGCGGTCAGGCCCTCGGCTGGCGTATCGGCGCGAGCATGGTGAACATGGAAATTCCCTATACCCATGCAGGCATCAAATATCTGCAGCGCGCAGGCAAGGCCACATGGATAGGCGTGTACCGCTACCCCGACGGCAGGCCGCTCGGCCCCTTCGTCACCAAACCCGACCCTGAATACGGCGACGTGACCTCCGACATCTGGAATTCCGCCTTCATCGACGTCATGCAGAACGGCTCGGGTCCCGCCTACCTCGACTGCTCGGAAAACACGCCTGAAACGCTGGCCTACATGAGACGCGCCATGTTCGATGAAGGCCTTTCCGCGCTCATCGGCTACATGGATGCCAAGGGCATTGATCCTGCAAAGCACGCCGTGGAATTCACCCGCTACGAACCCATCCTGCACGGTCGCGGGCTGGACGTGGACAAAAACGGACAGACCACGGTTCCCGGCCTCTACGCCGCCGGCGACATGGTGGGCAACGCAGGCTGCGGCCTCGGCCTCGCCGCATGGATGGGCTGGAGGGCAGGCCACGCCGCCGCGGCTTCGGCTTCCTCCGCCCCCGCCTCCGGCGATCTTGAACAAAACCCCGCCATCCGGGCCAAAATGGAGCTTCTTTCCTCCTTCATGGAGCGGGAGGAAGGCGCCGAATGGCAGGAGGCGAACATCGCCCTCACGCAGATCATGAGCGACTACGCCAACATCGGCCCCTACAAGGTACGCTCGGAATCGCTGCTCAACGCGGGCCTCGCCTATCTGGCCCAGCTTCGTGCGGAAACGAACGCCGGCATGAAGGCATCCTGTTCCCACACCCTCATGCGGGCGGCGGAAGTGCTCGACCTGTTCGACTGTGCCGAATGCATTCTGCGTTCCGCGCTGGAACGCAGGGAAACGCGCGGCAACCACAGGCGCTCCGACTTCACGTTCACCAATCCGCTCCTCGCCGACAAAATGCTCGACGTAACGAAGCAGGACGACGGCAGCGTCGTGACCTCGTGGCGCGAGATGAGAAAGTAG